The sequence below is a genomic window from Lycium ferocissimum isolate CSIRO_LF1 chromosome 9, AGI_CSIRO_Lferr_CH_V1, whole genome shotgun sequence.
ATATTATCAAGTTTGTGCTCGAGGAAAGAATGAGCATATTTTTAACATGTAAAGGAGAAGTAATTTGTTAAATAGATTAGCCAATCAAGCTCTTGAACCAACTGAAGTGGGTAGCAGGAACGAAGTTTAGTGTTTGTTGAAGCGACAAGCGTGTAAAAACAAAATACCGAAGTAACCGACGTCAGAAATAAACTTTGCTTGAATTTTCGAAACTCTCTACGTACTATCATTTCTGAGTTACACTTttctattactccctccatttcataataagtgtcactttaactaaaaaaaattatcccataataagtgtcatcttaggaaatcaagatataaattgactaatttttttcaattctacccttagacaataaagtaacatctaaatgatgattgaaaaagccACATAATAACTTGATATTGTTTGGATtccaatgtcaaaaggtttacttcttgtgcatgctataatcaaaaggtaaaaataatttatttttattatataggggtaatttgataaacttcatattgcattattaatttcttaatatacgTATTTTTGagtaaggtgacacttattatggaacggagggTGTACTAAGCTACTTCAATAGTTGTCATAATCTCCAATACCAACTCCTAGTCGTGCAAGCTAAGTCCTCCTATGATCCATCATTACATCCCAGATTTGACATTTTTGTACCAAATTTTGGTGTGTCTGGCACCAAGATAAATGGAAAAAGACATTTAAAATTATCCTTCAAATTGTAAATGGAATATTTTATCGACAAGCTACTTAATAATAAAAGTATCATTCTCTTgagatgctttcttgaattgTAAAATTCGACATTTTACGGTGACAACCAAGTTTAGGAGAAATGTTCCGGATCAATAAAGTACGGGAGAGATGTTGGGTATATTAGAAAATAAGTCTTAAACTCTAGTGACACATTTTAAAGTCGTGCGGACCTAGAAATATAAACTCCCTCCATCTGTTATCCCGATAGAAAGTACGTCTCCCTTTAATGGACTTTAAGCATCGAAAATTCggatttaattttatttgaggCTCCAAAATAAATACTCCGTACTAAACATTAGATAGGACATCAAAAAGTTCaatatttctactatattagaagagtagGTTTGGTCGTCAACCACCCACTCTTCGAATATagttattaattaaaataataataataataataaataagatggggtccacgtgaaaaattatgaagaaaaaaataataaagtggagtccacgtgaagaagtaggagacaattgcaaaaaataaaaataaaaggatatttaaataatgataataagttcagaaaatggtaaaggtacgcttagagaaaatttaaagaagagaaattcaggaaaaaaagaaataacgatttaaattgaaatcgctaaagaagtcataaaatcaaaagatttaaaacttatacctttgggtaaggataaaaatgcactaatttTAGATACATACGtttcacacaaataatgagaaataacatcaagaagacgaaatataaacggccaagaaacgtatacacatattttcttaaaataataaagttggtctatacttaaaaatttaagattaCAACAGATGCTAAACACATGAAAGAGCTTTTCAGAGTTGTTcagtagaaagagatgatgacatgaaactcggtaggagaaggtgtatttcaaatctttcaattggagaaccaaatcaggaaagtcatatatgggagaagcggactaagaaaaataatttattgatatttttaattaattgaattataatactttctataataaaaattcataattttattactaaaaggtactctctctgtcctaatATATGTGAAATAGTTTGATTaggcacaaaatttaaaaaagaaagaaaaacaagtcatagatatttgtgtggatttaaatcatttcattaaaggtaaaagggaagtttcaagttaaatgatttctaaatataaaaatatattattttttagataaattaaaaagaaaagtgtgatattattttttatgttggaCCCGTGCTAGCACGGCTTTAATCATCTAGTGATTTTTATACACGTAcactttattttactttttttatctgacaatatgatttttattcactattttaatttgcttttaGTATAGCAACCCAGAGGTCAAACAAGCGTCTACACCCACGAACTAAGACCTTTCCTTTTCTAGTTTGTACTACAAAATCCACGCTATATTCTTTTGGGAGCCCACATTTCGTTACCCACTTACAcattagtcaactttatatatGTGAAACGCATGACCATTCACTACTCCTGTCATTAAATAATTTGCATTCTCGTAAATAATTCCCACAATTGTGGCCGCTGTCAAAACCTTAATTACTCCCTcggtctcaaaatatttattatttttattaaaaatactCATCTGAAaattaaatagttttttttattttacctttgtattaattagcaatatttaagaGGTTCTCACCATTGATAGAATACATATTTATTGAAAAGAGATTGCATAAAATATgttaagaagataaaataattaaaatgctATCGCAAAGGAAGtggaaataaaaaatacaacaaatattttcagATAGAGAAATTATTTAATGGGGGCGAAACACGCTGTTTGGTCTACCAACATTTTCCATAAAGTTTTCTTATCCATGGTTAAGTTATATTTCTTTTGTCTCCAACCATGGTTAAGTTATTGTCTCTACCTTTAAAAACACAACACCTTTATAATAAGCTCTATAGATAGAAGCAGCATAGTAGAACAAACAAGAAGAGAGAACAAGTTATCAAGAACAGAGCAATTCAAAGCATACCTTTCAAAATGGCGTTCTACATGGATGAAGAACAATTCTGGAAATGTCCAAAACACCCTTCAAAGCGACGAAGAAACGGAGTTTGCCATGTTTGTCTCAAGGACCGTCTCGTCATACTCTGCCCTGACTGCGCTAACGTACGCCCCTGTGCTTGCTCCGCCTCTGCCACGTCATCATCTTCCTCCGCCTCGTCatcattttctctcttctcctcatCCTCCGGTCGCAGCGCCCCCGCTAGCGACGGAGTTGGCCGAGTTTCTAATCTCATAGATAGTGAACCGGCGTTCCGACGGTCGAGATCCGTCGGAATTCCGTTTCTCCGATCACGAACTAAAAACTCCGGCGATATAAAAAATCAGCCGGTTACTAAAACGGCGTCGTTTTGGTCGGTTTTTAAGTTGAGCAATAAGAGTAAGAGAAGCGGAGGATCAGAGAGCGATGAATTAGCAAAAGAGAAAGGGAATATTCATCGTGATAATAGTAATGATTTTCCTGATGGTAGAATTGAGGATTTTGCGAAGATGATGATGAGATCAAGATCATTGAGTGTAGCGATAACGTCTGGTAATTGCAACAAGTCGCCTGCGAAGTCGAAAGGATGGTATTTTCCAAGTCCATTGAAAGTTTTCCGGCAATCCAAGGCTTCGAAATTGGTTCATGAACGGTCGCCTTTGTATAGAGGTTAAgtttttttgctttttcctttttaatgtTTAGAAAATAACGGTATTGTATGAAGGCAGTCAAGGAAGTAAATAACAAGATTAGTTTCATTTCTATTAGTATGAATCAATAATTGCACTACTGTTTTAGAAAAAGTGGAAGTTGCAATGTACTTTTAAGTCGAGTAAATCTCCATTGTAAGTTGCAATGTACTTTAAAGTCGAGTAAATCTCCATTGTATATGTTGAATCCGTATTTTACTGTATGGTTTTTGGTACGTTGGATTGTATTACTATAACCAAATTATTGCATGAACTAAAAGAAAGGTACCATCTAATGCGTTGTTGATCCTTCACTTGttgtgtatttgttgtattaaaCTTGTAAGAATTCTAGCCTATCTTAATTTTTCTTGATGCCTACAAAACATTTGTCATGTGGATTAGCTTGGACGCATCTCTTAAGAGCACAAATGTAAAATAACTGTATTCAAACAccaagttatacatatatttatcgaTTATAAGAATTTAAATTACGATCCTTCATAATTTTcactctttttcattttccgTTAAACCACACTGATCGATATTTATTTCCTCTTGGGCACTCGTTCTATTGTTACGTAAGTGTAAATTCCCTAGGGACATATGGCTTGCCCGTTGGATATTATAGGAATCATTTTTAATTTGACGACAAGGGAGCCCGCAGACCCCGCTACTGTgcaattgtgattttttttttcgtttgatAATTGTGGTGTCCGAGCCTATTTATATGGATCTCAACTAATTTTACGAGatatctattattttttatcaatatAAATACTTGGTAACTTTGCTCATCCAACAGATATTTGGATTTTGGTTCACCTTTGGACTCGAATTGAATGTATTTAGTCTTATCTGTTATGGGAAAAAAGTCTTATCAGTTATATATCCTTTAAGTTACTCAACCATCAAAATCAATTTGATGATAGGTTTTGAAGAATCATATTAATCAATATATAAACGACATTCTTAATTTTGAGCATTGGTACTTCATCCTTTTCTGCTCGATTTTACCTTCTATGAATTTTGACGGGCCAACAATAGGCCTGTGTTTACGACTCATTAATCTTGAAATAGATGAAATAAATATGTCTTGCAATAAAATGATGgaataaattaagaaaaagattTTGATTCCGGATCTTTATTCGGCTAAAGGATATTATGTTAATTAGTTTATGACCAAACTAACATGTTACCTTCGATGAGGTCGATTTTATGAGAGATCTAGTCGTTAATTAATTTATAtgtttttgattaaaaaaacaaGGTAGCAGTAAGTGGTCCTGCATCTTAAGGATCATATCAATAGCAACCAAGGATATTGATTCCGCAAAGTAGACCAGTCAAGATACTGtacaaaatttattaaataatttaaggTATTTGGTTAGTTAATgtagactatatatatatatatatatccgagtGCATCAGAATAATAATTAAGACGTATAGATGAATGTTATCGCTGTCTAACTATTAGTGACCGATAATGTTTGAGAGAAATCAAAGCAAATTGAAACAATAGCACATGCAAGGTGTTGTCTTTTTTATGTTTACACAAATCCAAACCATATCAGTTCATAGGTTAGGTACTAAATCATGTCAAATGAAATGGGGGTCCTTTCCTGTCTTTATAAGCCTATGCCAAAAAGCAGTTTTTAATGTGATTGAGGCCCCTTTAAAAACACAATTTAAgagaaacaattattatttcagATATTTTTCTTGGATTACAGGCACTTGAATTTAAACAGCACATATACTAATGGAGCTCAAGTGTCTCATCACTTTTATTTAAAAGCAACTTTTGtctaaataaagcaaaataaagtaaattatTCCAAATTCTATAGTAGCAAATGAATAATTATGCAACTAAGAGATAACTAGTGTGAGACATTTCATCTAttttgggaaaagaaaaagaggcgCATCTATTCAATATTTACTTTCGCATCTATTCAATATTTACTTTCGCATCTattcaatatttactttcaaGTAGTCATCATGTTTAATATTGActacttgtatatatattagtcCAGTGAAGCCCGTGCTGAGCCCGGGCCCAAGATCAAGATAAtaatacacttcataatatttttaattaaaaacaaaagattGTGTACGTTTCTTAGACACAACTCTTTTAAAATGATCGCTTCTTAATCATGTATTATTcattagttaatttttttaatcatataaTTAGATAATTTACTAAAAGAATTGTTATAAGAAAGCAAGTTTGCTTGGGATAAACAGATATCCAAGAGACAGAGATAACTTGATGTTTAGTAACATAATTTAAAGTAGGCAGATTGATTACAAATTGACTATAGTCATAAATTAAAAAggacatttttatattttgtgaatttgtGAGCATATAATTTCTAATTAGAGGTAGGAATAGCATGTTTTGCTATTCATTGATTAACAACTCATAATTTCATGTGATGATGGtttatgctaaaaaaaaaatatggtgaTTAAAGTCTAGGTTTAGatgaaattcaaaataaattgaATTCTTTGAAACAGAGTTTAAGAATTGATTTAGTTTGTCATTAATTCATTGATGCTTTATTCTTAAAAGAAAACTTCCTTACTCAACCAATTAAGGATTACATGATTTTTGACAAATTAAATTGATTGCAAGAAAACAAAGAGCGATTATCAATATTTAATAATTATGGGATTGAGGAGTTGATCACTTTTCTATCCCACttaattaagaaaattgaataaaatttacaggttctttttcttttactttccaaGATTTTAATCTATTAATtgttaaaaagttttaaaacttattttctaTTGTATAGTTGTGTTAAATCATTAAAtctaactttatattttcaaaataacctctcttttttttttttactaaaaataaGATTAAGAGAAATTTAATGGTAATTTAAGAATTACTAAAGAAAATTTGATCGATAGAGTACTCTTCCGGCACCAAATGAGTTCTTCAAAGTTATTATCATCACATTTTAGATTACCTTAGTGCATAATCATTTTTATTAGATGACATCATGACTATTAACAATTTTTTAGCATTTTTAAACGGCTCAAAATTGATTATAGATTGACCAAATTGATTGTGTCAACctaagtaaaaatgaaataaagtagGGGCAAAAATAAGACATAGAAAAAAGATATGCTATCAAAAAGGGTTTCAaagtatcttgatttattggaaTATACTTTGATACATAAAGTAATAAATAGCAATTCTAAGGACAAATTGAAAGAGCAAACTAATTTAGTTGGGCCAACCAAATAGTTACAATGTAATTAAGTACTATAAAACTCCTTACATTGCACCTTACATATAGTAGTAATTTTGGAGGGGGTGTAAactgtggaagaaagaaagctAAGAGAGGGAGTAAAAGGTTAACTGTTGTTGGATAATCTGAGACGTATCTGTGTAGATATTTTTATCACctaatcataatttttttttaaaaaaattaaattggtTTTTACTACataggggaaggggaaggggaaatagGGGAGGAGATTACAATGTGGGCAATGACAGAGCCAGAATTTAAACAAAGGGGgtctaaaaatataaagaagctGACAAACGAAGAAGCCAAAGGGGTTCAACGTctaccatatatacataaaaaataattttcaccttgtatatacaatgtaatttttttgcCGAAGGGGGTTTGAACGAACCACTTGGCTCTTACTAGCTCCGCCACTGAACGTGAGGATTCGAATCCTCACCAACAATGTGAAAGTTCAAATTGTGaatcaactgagctactagatcctaCACCTAATCATAATTTACTACGGAGTAATAGATATTCTTATCTCATAACTTATTAATCATAATAAGTTGATGTAATTCAGCAGCGGGTTAGTATTTACCGGATCTTTGGCGAGATCGATGGAACTTCAAATTTTATGCAGCAATTCcaatctcattttatttatattttctccTATTCCACAccataattaatcaaattaaattagTGAATATCAGCGCAAAATTTTGACTTTTGAGCCCATTGAAAAAGCAAAAAGTCGTTTTACTCTTTTTAACGTACAGCTTCAAAATTTAAAGAGACTTAAGGGGACATTCTATGTTAAACATCATTTGGACCTGTAAAACCGTGGTTTTATGCTGTTGGATAATGCATATTGTCTTCTCTGCCGTGGGAAGTAGCAAaaaagtatttaatttttattactccctccgttcacttttatttatccactatttctaaaataaattttcatttttatttatcatttttcacatatcaagataagacaatATTTTTTTCCCGTTTTACCCATAATAttattactcacttcaaattatttttcaaattcaataaaaatatgcatcattaatatgggtacattggtaaattatgtactccatttattatttcttaaacagcgtgaaaagtctaaagtagacaagtaaaagtgaacgaagGGAGTATAAAAAAATTGTACTCTTATTTGAAAGATAATTTCTCgtctttaattaaaaaacaaaaggcGACTTGGGCAAAGCCGCGGCGGCAAGTCAGTTTGATTGTTATTAACATTTTATTCAACAAATTGAACACCaagatttatttattaaaaaatgaacCATGTTTTACTTGCAAAATAAAACAAGTTTTCCTCCTTTCCTAAGGGATACTCGCAACAATAAAATTCGACATAGTACTTTATTGATAGTACTATTATCTAGAATGTATAGTTC
It includes:
- the LOC132069372 gene encoding uncharacterized protein LOC132069372, producing MAFYMDEEQFWKCPKHPSKRRRNGVCHVCLKDRLVILCPDCANVRPCACSASATSSSSSASSSFSLFSSSSGRSAPASDGVGRVSNLIDSEPAFRRSRSVGIPFLRSRTKNSGDIKNQPVTKTASFWSVFKLSNKSKRSGGSESDELAKEKGNIHRDNSNDFPDGRIEDFAKMMMRSRSLSVAITSGNCNKSPAKSKGWYFPSPLKVFRQSKASKLVHERSPLYRG